The Panicum hallii strain FIL2 chromosome 9, PHallii_v3.1, whole genome shotgun sequence genome has a window encoding:
- the LOC112877667 gene encoding serine/arginine repetitive matrix protein 1-like, giving the protein MGSCVSKKAARAGAGARGKVAAPLPVTEKESAHALPPVAEVDAAEEEEVKEVVLSEAPAPRPPPEPVKRRQQEQPEAEEESAPSEACSASDGTSVESAAKAKAKLQKLGVEREAEKRAAADAPGKKGRTAPEERESRPRGGGSTANGRARSPSPSSAHRRQQHPPEPRPRRREQPPVVSGIGCRSGRFSPSAARRAAESTVRRTHSAREADMALSSKRSLTAAINGNAGGCYGGGGVLSRRDPGERSGRRSDSPTTGRRAPASPGATHRPASPARKAAKEQRHGSPEPARPRARDGGDAGSGGEGERKKVAEGEQGALGQNPSVAMECFIFL; this is encoded by the coding sequence ATGGGCAGCTGCGTGAGCAAGAAggccgcccgcgccggcgccggcgccaggggcaaggtggcagccccgctcccggtcacggagaaggagagCGCCCACGCGCTGCCGCCGGTGGCGGAGGTggacgcggcggaggaggaggaggtcaaGGAGGTGGTGCTGTCcgaggcgccggcgccgcgcccgccgccggagccggtcAAGCGGAGGCAGCAGGAGCAGCCGGAGGCCGAGGAGGAGTCGGCGCCGTCCGAGGCGTGCAGCGCCAGCGACGGCACGTCGGTGGAGTCGGCCGCGAAGGCGAAGGCGAAGCTGCAGAAGCTCGGAGTGGAGCGGGAGGCGGAGAAGAGGGCAGCGGCGGACGCGCCCGGCAAGAAGGGGAGGACGGCGccggaggagagggagagcaggCCAAGGGGCGGCGGCAGTACCGCGAACGGGCGCGCGAGGTCGCCGTCGCCCTCGTCGGCGCACAGGCGGCAGCAGCATCCTCCggagccgcggccgcggcggcgggagcagCCTCCCGTGGTGTCCGGCATCGGGTGCCGCAGCGGCCGGTTCTCGCCGTCCGCGGCGaggcgggccgccgagagcaCCGTCCGGCGGACGCACTCCGCGCGGGAGGCCGACATGGCGCTCTCGTCGAAGCGCTCCCTCACCGCCGCCATCAACGGCAATGCCGGAGGTTGCTACGGAGGAGGCGGCGTGCTGAGCAGGCGGGACCCCGGCGAGCGGTCCGGCCGGCGGTCGGACTCCCCGACGACGGGTAGGCGCGCGCCCGCCTCCCCCGGCGCGACCCACAGGCCGGCGAGCCCCGCGCGCAAGGCGGCCAAGGAGCAACGACACGGCAGCCCCGAGCCAGCCAGGCCGCGGGCCAGAGACGGCGGCGACGCCGGATCAGGAGGAGAAGGGGAGCGCAAGAAGGTGGCGGAGGGCGAGCAGGGCGCACTGGGCCAGAACCCCTCGGTGGCCATGGAGTGCTTCATCTTCCTCTAG